In a single window of the Labeo rohita strain BAU-BD-2019 unplaced genomic scaffold, IGBB_LRoh.1.0 scaffold_1013, whole genome shotgun sequence genome:
- the LOC127157227 gene encoding natural killer cell receptor 2B4-like isoform X2, translated as MVCKFVLFCLCWWRLTGVFGESVSVMEGDSVTLNTDVPEIHEDDDILWKFGAEKSLIAQIKREKQIFPDVRFRDKLKLNRQTGSLTITIITTQHAGLYEVKISGEKRSKKTFSVSVYAHLPFPNITRYSSQNLLSSSSSSSSSSQQNCSLLCSVVNVRHLTLSWYKGNSLLSSISASDLSISLSLPLEVEYQDKNTYSCVINNPISNQTTHLNIIQTCHIHSDRLPMFYILLISAAGFLLIVAAVIVCCRKCRKNRFRWSVNRPG; from the exons ATGGTttgcaagtttgttttgttctgtttgtgctGGTGGCGTTTGACTG gtgtgtttggtgaatcagtgtcagtgatggagggagattctgtcactctGAACACTGATGTTcctgaaatacatgaagacgaTGACATACTGTGGAAATTTGGAGCTGAAAAATCTCTCATAGCTCAAAtcaagagagaaaaacaaatctTCCCTGATGTGAGATTCAGAGACAAACTGAAGTTGAACAgacagactggatctctgacaaTCACAATCATTACAACTCAACATGCTGGACTCTATGAAGTAAAGATTAGTGGAGAAAAACggtcaaaaaaaacattcagtgtttctgtctatg CTCATCTGCCCTTTCCTAACATTACCAGATATTCTTCGCAAAATCttttgtcatcatcatcatcatcatcatcgtcatcacagcagaattgttcattgttgtgttcagtggtgaatgtgagacatctgactctctcctggtacaaaggaaacagtttattgtccagcatcagtgcgtctgatctcagcatcagtctctctctacctctggaggtggaatatcaggataaaaacacctacagctgtgtgatcaacaatcccatcagcaaccagaccacACATCTCAATATCATTCAAACCTGTCATATTCACTCAG ATCGCCTACCCATGTTTTACATTCTGCTGATTTCTGCTGCTGGATTTCTGTTGATTGTAGCTGCAGTCATTGTGTGCTGCAGGAAATGTAGAAAAAACAG GTTTAGATGGTCAGTGAACAGACCTGGCTGA
- the LOC127157227 gene encoding natural killer cell receptor 2B4-like isoform X1, whose amino-acid sequence MVCKFVLFCLCWWRLTGVFGESVSVMEGDSVTLNTDVPEIHEDDDILWKFGAEKSLIAQIKREKQIFPDVRFRDKLKLNRQTGSLTITIITTQHAGLYEVKISGEKRSKKTFSVSVYAHLPFPNITRYSSQNLLSSSSSSSSSSQQNCSLLCSVVNVRHLTLSWYKGNSLLSSISASDLSISLSLPLEVEYQDKNTYSCVINNPISNQTTHLNIIQTCHIHSDRLPMFYILLISAAGFLLIVAAVIVCCRKCRKNRCKMNFAGLDGQ is encoded by the exons ATGGTttgcaagtttgttttgttctgtttgtgctGGTGGCGTTTGACTG gtgtgtttggtgaatcagtgtcagtgatggagggagattctgtcactctGAACACTGATGTTcctgaaatacatgaagacgaTGACATACTGTGGAAATTTGGAGCTGAAAAATCTCTCATAGCTCAAAtcaagagagaaaaacaaatctTCCCTGATGTGAGATTCAGAGACAAACTGAAGTTGAACAgacagactggatctctgacaaTCACAATCATTACAACTCAACATGCTGGACTCTATGAAGTAAAGATTAGTGGAGAAAAACggtcaaaaaaaacattcagtgtttctgtctatg CTCATCTGCCCTTTCCTAACATTACCAGATATTCTTCGCAAAATCttttgtcatcatcatcatcatcatcatcgtcatcacagcagaattgttcattgttgtgttcagtggtgaatgtgagacatctgactctctcctggtacaaaggaaacagtttattgtccagcatcagtgcgtctgatctcagcatcagtctctctctacctctggaggtggaatatcaggataaaaacacctacagctgtgtgatcaacaatcccatcagcaaccagaccacACATCTCAATATCATTCAAACCTGTCATATTCACTCAG ATCGCCTACCCATGTTTTACATTCTGCTGATTTCTGCTGCTGGATTTCTGTTGATTGTAGCTGCAGTCATTGTGTGCTGCAGGAAATGTAGAAAAAACAG atgcAAAATGAATTTTGCAGGTTTAGATGGTCAGTGA